In Virgibacillus sp. NKC19-16, a single genomic region encodes these proteins:
- the rpsG gene encoding 30S ribosomal protein S7, translating to MPRKGPVPKRDVLPDPLYNSKLVTRLINQIMVDGKRGIAQKILYNAFTIIGERSGQNAMDVFEQAMKNVMPVLEVRARRVGGSNYQVPMEVRPERRQALGLRYIVNYSRLRGEKTMEERLANEILDASNNTGSSVKRREEMHKMAEANKAFAHYRW from the coding sequence ATGCCACGTAAGGGACCAGTACCTAAGCGAGATGTTTTACCGGATCCACTTTATAATTCTAAATTGGTGACACGTTTGATCAACCAAATCATGGTTGACGGTAAACGAGGTATAGCACAGAAAATTCTTTATAATGCATTTACCATTATCGGCGAACGTAGTGGACAAAACGCGATGGACGTCTTTGAACAGGCAATGAAAAATGTCATGCCAGTTCTTGAGGTTCGTGCGCGTCGTGTCGGCGGTTCGAACTATCAAGTACCAATGGAGGTTCGCCCAGAAAGACGCCAGGCATTAGGCCTGCGTTATATTGTTAACTACTCCCGCCTACGCGGAGAAAAAACAATGGAAGAACGCCTAGCTAATGAAATCTTAGATGCTTCCAATAATACAGGCTCTTCTGTTAAAAGACGTGAAGAAATGCATAAGATGGCTGAAGCAAACAAAGCCTTTGCACATTATCGCTGGTAA
- a CDS encoding ribosomal L7Ae/L30e/S12e/Gadd45 family protein, with translation MSYEKVMQLRSRVIIGTKQTLKSMRNGEVSEVFVADDADQQITRQVERLAMELDIPCERVDSMKKLGAACGIEVGASALAIKRSLF, from the coding sequence ATGTCTTATGAAAAAGTGATGCAACTCAGATCACGGGTAATTATCGGAACAAAGCAAACACTGAAATCCATGCGTAATGGCGAAGTAAGTGAAGTGTTTGTTGCTGATGATGCTGATCAGCAAATAACCAGACAGGTAGAACGTTTAGCTATGGAGCTAGATATACCATGTGAACGCGTAGATTCGATGAAAAAACTGGGAGCTGCTTGTGGCATAGAAGTTGGAGCATCCGCATTAGCGATAAAACGATCATTGTTTTGA
- the rpsL gene encoding 30S ribosomal protein S12 yields MPTINQLVRKGRVNKPKKYDSPALNRGYNSFKKRPTNQNSPQKRGVCTRVGTLTPKKPNSALRKYARVRLSNTMEVTAYIPGIGHNLQEHSVVLLRGGRVKDLPGVRYHIVRGALDTAGVDGRRQGRSKYGTKKPKKKA; encoded by the coding sequence ATGCCTACAATAAACCAACTAGTACGCAAAGGTCGCGTAAACAAACCTAAAAAATATGACTCTCCAGCACTTAATAGAGGGTATAACAGCTTTAAAAAGAGACCTACTAACCAAAATTCACCGCAAAAACGTGGTGTGTGCACACGTGTTGGTACATTGACACCGAAGAAACCGAACTCTGCACTTCGTAAATATGCACGTGTTCGTTTGTCAAACACGATGGAAGTAACTGCATATATTCCTGGAATCGGGCACAACCTGCAAGAACACAGTGTTGTGTTGTTAAGAGGCGGTCGTGTTAAAGACTTACCTGGTGTTCGTTACCACATCGTTCGTGGTGCACTTGACACTGCTGGCGTAGATGGTCGCCGGCAAGGACGTTCTAAATACGGTACCAAAAAACCGAAGAAAAAAGCATAA
- the rpoC gene encoding DNA-directed RNA polymerase subunit beta', protein MLDVNNFEYMKIGLASSEKIRSWSYGEVKKPETINYRTLKPEKDGLFCERIFGPQKDWECHCGKYKRVRYKGVVCDRCGVEVTKSKVRRERMGHLELAAPVSHIWYFKGIPSRMGLVLDMSPRALEEVIYFAAYIVTDAGDTPLEKKQLLSEKEYRSYYDKYGKSFKAQMGAEAIRKLLQDIDLEKEVEALREELKTAHGQRRTRAIKRLEVIESFRHSGNDTSWMVLDVLPVIPPEIRPMVQLDGGRFATSDLNDLYRRVINRNNRLKRLLDLGAPSIIVQNEKRMLQEAVDALIDNGRRGRPVTGPGNRPLKSLSHMLKGKQGRFRQNLLGKRVDYSGRSVIVVGPSLKMYQVGLPREMALELFKPFVMRELVSKGIAHNIKSAKRKVERVHPDVWDVLEDVIKEHPVLLNRAPTLHRLGIQAFEPILVEGRAIRLHPLVCTAYNADFDGDQMAVHVPLSAEAQAEARVLMLAAQNILNPKDGKPVVTPSQDMVLGNYYLTMERENAVGEGSVFKDLNEALLSYQNGYVHLHTRIAVEAASVNNKFTESQHDQLLLTTVGKLIFNEILPESFPYINEPTQSNLEIETPGKYFVDSGTNIQEEIKNRDIIDPFKKGILGDIIAEVFKRFKISETSKMLDRMKDLGFYYSTKAGMTVGISDIVVLSEKGEILDNAQSKVDNVSKQFRRGLITDEERYDRVIAVWSQAKDTIQNKLMYSLSNRNPIFMMSDSGARGNASNFTQLAGMRGLMANPAGEIIELPIKSSFREGLTVLEYFISTHGARKGLADTALKTADSGYLTRRLVDVAQDVIVREAECGTDRGLTVSTLSDGAELIEPLYDRLVGRTLFQTVKHPETGDVIVEKEEVMNEDQAKQIVDAGVEHVTIRSAFTCNTKHGVCQRCYGRNLATGDEVEVGEAVGIIAAQSIGEPGTQLTMRTFHTGGVAGDDITQGLPRIQELFEARNPKGQAVITEVHGTIEEIKEVKDKQEIIVQGDVEQRAYPVPYNARMKVSVGDEVEAGAPLTEGSIDPKDLLRIQGVEGVQDYLLREVQRVYRMQGVEIGDKHVEVMVRQMLRKIRVIESGDTTELPGALLELHQFRDANHTVLNEGQQPATGKPVLLGITKASLETDSFLSAASFQETTRVLTDAAIKGKRDELLGLKENVIIGKLVPAGTGINRYRNVRPSTDEVEEDVEEVEESETVQ, encoded by the coding sequence TTGCTAGATGTAAATAACTTTGAGTATATGAAGATCGGTTTAGCTTCATCAGAGAAGATTCGCTCGTGGTCATACGGCGAGGTGAAAAAACCAGAAACGATTAATTATCGGACGTTGAAACCGGAAAAAGACGGTTTGTTTTGTGAACGAATTTTCGGTCCGCAAAAAGACTGGGAATGTCATTGCGGAAAGTATAAACGTGTACGATACAAAGGTGTTGTCTGTGATCGTTGTGGTGTTGAAGTGACGAAATCAAAAGTTCGTCGTGAACGTATGGGACACCTCGAATTAGCTGCCCCTGTATCACATATTTGGTATTTTAAAGGTATCCCAAGTCGTATGGGACTTGTATTAGACATGTCACCAAGGGCTTTGGAAGAGGTTATCTATTTTGCCGCATATATTGTTACAGACGCCGGAGATACACCTTTAGAGAAAAAACAACTATTATCTGAGAAAGAATATCGCTCCTATTATGATAAATATGGTAAATCATTTAAAGCGCAAATGGGTGCCGAAGCAATCCGTAAACTTCTGCAGGATATCGATCTTGAAAAGGAAGTTGAGGCTTTAAGAGAAGAACTAAAAACAGCGCACGGTCAACGTAGGACGCGTGCCATTAAACGGTTGGAAGTAATCGAGTCATTTCGTCATTCAGGAAACGATACATCTTGGATGGTATTAGACGTCTTGCCTGTTATCCCACCGGAAATACGCCCGATGGTACAACTTGATGGAGGACGTTTTGCTACATCCGATCTAAACGATTTATATCGCCGTGTTATTAATCGTAATAATCGCTTGAAGCGTTTATTGGATCTTGGGGCACCAAGTATTATCGTTCAAAATGAAAAACGTATGCTTCAGGAAGCGGTGGATGCCTTAATTGATAATGGTCGCCGTGGCCGTCCGGTTACAGGTCCTGGGAACAGACCGCTAAAATCCCTGTCTCATATGCTAAAAGGGAAACAAGGCCGTTTCCGTCAAAACTTACTAGGGAAACGTGTTGACTACTCCGGACGTTCGGTTATCGTAGTTGGTCCGAGTTTGAAGATGTATCAAGTAGGTCTGCCTAGAGAGATGGCACTGGAACTGTTTAAACCTTTCGTTATGAGAGAGCTAGTATCAAAAGGAATCGCCCATAATATTAAATCAGCAAAACGCAAAGTGGAACGTGTGCATCCGGATGTATGGGACGTCTTGGAGGATGTAATCAAGGAGCACCCTGTACTGCTTAACCGTGCACCAACATTGCACCGTTTAGGTATTCAGGCATTTGAACCTATATTAGTTGAAGGGCGTGCGATTCGCTTGCACCCACTTGTGTGTACTGCATACAATGCCGACTTTGATGGTGACCAAATGGCAGTCCATGTTCCTCTGTCAGCAGAAGCGCAGGCAGAAGCGCGTGTGTTAATGCTTGCAGCACAAAATATATTGAATCCAAAAGATGGTAAGCCTGTTGTTACGCCATCACAGGATATGGTTTTAGGAAACTATTACTTGACGATGGAACGGGAAAATGCGGTTGGAGAAGGAAGCGTCTTTAAAGACCTTAACGAAGCATTGCTTTCTTATCAAAATGGTTATGTACACTTGCATACCCGGATTGCCGTTGAAGCTGCCAGTGTAAACAATAAATTTACGGAGAGTCAGCATGATCAATTGCTGCTGACAACTGTAGGTAAACTTATCTTTAATGAAATTTTACCTGAATCGTTCCCGTATATTAATGAGCCAACACAAAGCAATTTGGAAATTGAAACACCTGGGAAGTACTTTGTGGACAGCGGAACAAACATTCAAGAAGAAATTAAAAATCGCGATATTATCGACCCATTTAAAAAAGGTATATTGGGGGATATTATTGCAGAAGTGTTTAAACGATTCAAAATCAGTGAGACATCTAAAATGCTTGACCGTATGAAAGACCTTGGTTTCTACTATTCCACCAAGGCTGGTATGACTGTGGGTATATCAGACATTGTTGTGTTATCTGAAAAAGGGGAAATCCTTGATAATGCACAATCTAAAGTGGATAATGTTTCAAAACAATTCCGTCGCGGGTTAATTACGGATGAAGAACGTTACGATCGAGTGATTGCGGTATGGTCACAGGCGAAAGATACAATTCAAAACAAATTAATGTATTCATTAAGTAATAGAAACCCTATTTTCATGATGAGTGATTCAGGTGCAAGGGGTAATGCATCGAACTTCACACAGCTTGCAGGTATGCGTGGCTTAATGGCCAACCCTGCTGGTGAGATCATTGAACTGCCAATTAAATCCAGCTTCCGTGAAGGGTTGACTGTTCTTGAATACTTTATCTCGACACACGGTGCACGTAAAGGGCTAGCGGATACAGCACTTAAAACAGCTGACTCCGGCTATTTAACAAGACGCCTCGTAGACGTAGCACAAGATGTTATTGTTCGCGAAGCAGAATGTGGAACAGACCGTGGTTTGACAGTATCAACCCTGTCGGATGGAGCCGAGCTTATCGAACCATTATACGATCGATTAGTAGGTCGTACGCTTTTCCAAACCGTCAAGCATCCTGAAACAGGAGACGTTATTGTAGAAAAAGAAGAAGTAATGAACGAAGACCAGGCAAAACAGATTGTCGATGCCGGTGTTGAGCATGTAACGATACGATCTGCATTTACATGTAATACAAAACATGGCGTCTGCCAAAGATGTTATGGACGAAATCTTGCAACTGGTGACGAGGTAGAAGTTGGAGAAGCAGTGGGTATTATTGCTGCACAATCTATCGGTGAGCCTGGTACACAGTTAACAATGCGTACGTTCCACACAGGCGGAGTTGCCGGAGACGATATAACACAAGGTCTTCCACGTATCCAGGAACTGTTTGAGGCACGTAATCCTAAAGGGCAAGCCGTTATCACTGAAGTTCATGGTACGATAGAAGAAATTAAAGAAGTGAAAGATAAACAGGAAATTATTGTTCAGGGTGATGTAGAACAACGTGCGTATCCAGTGCCGTATAATGCTCGTATGAAGGTTTCTGTCGGTGATGAGGTAGAGGCAGGTGCCCCACTTACGGAAGGTTCTATTGATCCAAAAGATCTCCTGCGTATACAAGGCGTAGAAGGCGTTCAGGACTATCTACTACGTGAAGTACAGCGTGTATATCGTATGCAAGGTGTTGAAATTGGCGACAAACACGTTGAAGTAATGGTACGCCAAATGCTGCGTAAAATCCGTGTGATTGAATCCGGAGATACGACAGAACTTCCGGGCGCATTACTGGAATTACACCAGTTTAGGGATGCGAACCATACAGTTCTAAACGAAGGCCAGCAACCCGCAACCGGTAAGCCTGTCTTGCTTGGAATTACGAAAGCATCTCTGGAAACAGATTCGTTCTTATCTGCAGCTTCTTTCCAAGAAACAACCAGAGTGCTTACAGATGCGGCAATTAAAGGTAAACGGGATGAACTGTTAGGCCTTAAAGAGAATGTTATTATCGGTAAACTTGTTCCAGCCGGTACAGGGATTAATCGATACCGTAATGTAAGGCCATCTACGGACGAAGTTGAAGAAGATGTAGAAGAAGTCGAAGAATCTGAGACAGTGCAATAG
- the fusA gene encoding elongation factor G, whose product MARDFSLEKTRNIGIMAHIDAGKTTTTERILFYTGRIHKIGETHEGASQMDWMSQEQERGITITSAATTAEWKNHRINIIDTPGHVDFTVEVERSLRVLDGAVTVLDAQSGVEPQTETVWRQATNYGVPRIVFINKMDKIGADFLYSTSTLKERLGANAHPVQLPIGAEDNFEGIIDLISMQAYYYPDDLGTRADSREIPEDYKDKAEELRASLVEAVAELDEDLMMKYLEGEEFSEEELKAAIRQATLNVEFYPVFGGSAFKNKGVQLVLDGVIDYLPAPTDVPPIEGIVPETEEETSRPSDDDAPFSGLAFKVMSDPYVGKLTFFRAYSGTVDSGSYVRNSVKGKRERVGRLLQMHANSREEVKTVYSGEIAAAVGFKDTSTGDTICDEKNLVILESMDFPEPVISVAIEPKTKADMDKMGIALAKLAEEDPTFRTESDVETGQTIISGMGELHLDIIVDRLKREFKVEANVGAPQVAYRETFRGSAEVEGKYVRQSGGRGQYGHVWVKFEPNEEGAGFEFTNKIVGGTVPREYIGSVEQGIVEATESGVLAGYPLIDLKATLYDGSYHDVDSNEMAFKIAGSMALKAAKSKCKPVLLEPMMRVEVVIPEEYMGDIMGDVTSRRGRVEGMEQRGTAQLVKGFVPLSEMFGYATALRSNTQGRGTYTMTFDHYEETPKSITEEIIKKNTGE is encoded by the coding sequence ATGGCTAGAGATTTCTCCTTGGAAAAGACGCGCAATATTGGGATTATGGCTCATATTGATGCAGGTAAAACCACTACTACAGAGCGTATTCTTTTCTATACAGGACGTATTCATAAAATTGGTGAAACACATGAAGGTGCATCACAGATGGACTGGATGAGTCAAGAGCAGGAGCGCGGAATTACAATAACATCCGCAGCAACAACTGCCGAGTGGAAGAATCACCGTATCAACATTATCGACACACCTGGACACGTGGATTTCACAGTAGAGGTGGAACGTTCCTTGCGTGTGCTGGATGGGGCAGTAACTGTTCTTGACGCACAATCAGGTGTAGAACCACAGACGGAAACTGTATGGCGCCAAGCGACAAATTATGGTGTACCAAGAATTGTATTCATTAACAAAATGGATAAAATAGGCGCAGATTTCTTATACTCAACCAGTACACTAAAAGAACGCTTGGGAGCTAATGCTCATCCTGTTCAGTTACCAATAGGGGCTGAAGATAATTTTGAAGGAATTATCGACCTTATTAGCATGCAAGCCTACTACTATCCAGATGATTTAGGCACACGTGCTGATTCTCGAGAAATTCCGGAAGATTATAAGGATAAAGCTGAAGAACTCAGAGCAAGCCTTGTAGAGGCAGTAGCTGAACTTGACGAAGATCTGATGATGAAGTATTTGGAAGGAGAAGAATTCTCCGAAGAAGAACTAAAGGCAGCCATTCGCCAAGCAACGCTAAATGTTGAATTTTATCCGGTATTTGGAGGCTCAGCATTTAAGAACAAAGGTGTACAATTAGTGCTTGATGGTGTTATTGACTATCTTCCTGCACCAACGGATGTACCTCCAATTGAAGGTATTGTTCCGGAGACAGAAGAAGAAACATCACGTCCATCAGATGATGATGCACCATTCTCTGGTTTAGCCTTTAAAGTAATGTCAGACCCGTATGTCGGGAAATTAACATTCTTCCGGGCTTACTCCGGTACTGTAGATTCCGGTTCCTATGTAAGAAACTCGGTAAAAGGAAAACGTGAACGTGTAGGACGTCTCCTGCAAATGCATGCGAATTCCCGTGAAGAGGTTAAAACGGTTTACAGTGGTGAGATTGCTGCTGCAGTAGGATTTAAAGATACATCAACAGGGGATACAATCTGTGATGAGAAAAATCTTGTTATCCTGGAATCAATGGATTTCCCAGAACCAGTTATCTCTGTTGCTATTGAACCAAAAACAAAAGCAGACATGGATAAAATGGGCATTGCTTTAGCTAAGCTAGCTGAAGAGGATCCAACTTTCAGAACAGAATCAGACGTTGAAACAGGTCAAACCATTATCTCTGGTATGGGTGAACTTCACCTTGATATCATCGTTGACCGTTTGAAACGTGAATTCAAAGTTGAAGCAAATGTCGGTGCGCCGCAAGTTGCATATCGTGAAACATTCCGCGGTTCCGCAGAGGTTGAAGGTAAATATGTACGTCAATCCGGTGGACGTGGACAATACGGTCATGTTTGGGTTAAATTCGAACCAAACGAAGAAGGAGCCGGATTCGAATTCACTAACAAAATTGTTGGTGGAACGGTTCCACGTGAGTATATTGGGTCCGTTGAACAAGGAATTGTTGAAGCAACAGAAAGTGGCGTTCTAGCCGGCTATCCATTGATTGATTTGAAGGCAACCCTATATGATGGAAGTTATCATGATGTCGACTCCAATGAGATGGCATTTAAAATAGCGGGATCCATGGCATTAAAAGCGGCAAAAAGTAAATGTAAGCCAGTCTTACTTGAGCCGATGATGAGAGTGGAAGTCGTGATACCAGAGGAATACATGGGCGACATCATGGGTGATGTAACGTCACGTCGTGGTCGTGTGGAAGGTATGGAACAACGCGGCACAGCACAACTTGTAAAAGGATTTGTGCCACTGTCTGAAATGTTTGGTTATGCAACTGCATTGCGTTCAAACACACAAGGGCGTGGAACATATACCATGACATTTGACCATTATGAAGAAACACCGAAAAGCATCACAGAAGAAATTATTAAGAAAAACACAGGCGAATAA
- the rpoB gene encoding DNA-directed RNA polymerase subunit beta, with product MTGQLVQYGRHRQRRSYARISEVLELPNLIEIQTASYQWFLEEGLREMFKDISPIEDFTGNLSLEFVDYTLEEPKYPVDESKERDVTYNAPLRVKVRLINNETGEVKEQEVFMGDFPLMTDTGTFVINGAERVIVSQLVRSPSVYYNEKYDKNGKRGITATVIPNRGAWLEFETDAKDVAYVRIDRTRKLPITVLMRALGFGSDQEIIDLIGENEYLKNTLEKDNTETTDKALLEIYERLRPGEPPTVDNAKSLLVSRFFDPKRYDLAHVGRYKMNKKLDIKNRLFNQVLAETIVDHETGEVLAQKGDKLERKLLDKIIPYLESEEEKLGEKILEPSEGVIEDQIPLQSIKIVDPTDPSGERELNVIGNADVDDSIKNITPADIVSAVSYFFNLLHRVGGTDDIDHLGNRRLRSVGELLQNQFRIGLSRMERVVRERMSIQDTSSITPQQLINIRPVIASIKEFFGSSQLSQFMDQTNPLAELTHKRRLSALGPGGLTRERAGFEVRDVHYSHYGRMCPIETPEGPNIGLINSLSSYAKVNQFGFIETPYRRVDPETNKVTAKIDYLTADEEDNYIVAQANAVLNDDGSFADDEVIARFRGENTVVPQSQLDYMDVSPKQVVSAATACIPFLENDDSNRALMGANMQRQAVPLMDPKAPIVGTGMEYVDGKDSGAAIICRNDGIVERVEAKEIHVRRISEVDGKEVEGDLEKYSLQKYIRSNQGTSYNQRPIVSQGDRVTKGEILADGPSMEVGELALGRNVLVGFMTWEGYNYEDAIIMSERLVKDDDFTSIHIEEYESEARDTKLGPEEITRDIPNVGEDALKNLNEEGIIRVGAEVTDGDILVGKVTPKGVTELSSEERLLHAIFGEKAREVRDTSLKVPNGSGGIVLDVRIFNREDGDELSPGVNKLVRVYIVQKRKISEGDKMAGRHGNKGVISKLLPEEDMPFMPDGTPVDVMLNPLGVPSRMNIGQVFEMHLGMAARNLGIHVATPVFDGANEQDVYETMQEAGMSPDAKTILYDGRTGEPFDNRISVGVMYMIKLSHMVDDKLHARSTGPYSLVTQQPLGGKAQFGGQRFGEMEVWALEAYGAAYTLQEILTVKSDDVVGRVKTYESIVKGDNVADPGIPESFKVLIKELQSLGMDVKMLSADEEEIDMRELEEEETQAASKLNLEVGEN from the coding sequence TTGACAGGTCAACTAGTTCAGTATGGACGGCACCGCCAGCGCAGGAGCTATGCGCGTATCAGTGAGGTATTAGAGCTGCCAAATCTAATTGAAATCCAAACCGCTTCGTATCAATGGTTTCTAGAAGAGGGTTTGAGGGAAATGTTTAAAGACATTTCACCTATTGAGGATTTTACAGGGAACTTATCATTGGAATTTGTGGATTATACATTAGAAGAACCAAAATACCCTGTAGATGAATCCAAGGAAAGGGATGTCACGTATAATGCTCCACTTCGCGTGAAGGTTCGTTTAATCAATAACGAAACCGGCGAAGTAAAAGAGCAGGAAGTTTTTATGGGAGATTTCCCGCTTATGACAGATACAGGGACGTTTGTTATCAATGGAGCTGAGCGTGTTATCGTCTCACAGCTCGTGCGTTCACCTAGTGTCTATTATAATGAAAAATATGATAAAAATGGAAAAAGAGGTATCACCGCAACTGTTATTCCTAACCGTGGTGCATGGTTGGAATTTGAAACAGATGCAAAAGATGTAGCTTATGTTCGGATTGACCGTACACGTAAATTGCCGATTACGGTGCTTATGCGTGCACTTGGATTTGGCTCAGATCAGGAAATCATTGATCTTATAGGTGAGAATGAATACCTGAAAAACACGCTCGAAAAAGATAACACAGAAACTACTGATAAAGCGCTGCTGGAAATCTATGAACGCCTCCGTCCTGGAGAGCCACCTACAGTAGATAATGCGAAAAGCTTATTAGTTTCTCGCTTTTTTGATCCAAAACGTTACGACCTTGCACATGTCGGGCGTTATAAAATGAATAAAAAGTTAGACATAAAAAATCGCCTGTTTAACCAAGTACTGGCTGAAACCATTGTCGATCATGAGACAGGGGAAGTTTTAGCACAAAAAGGTGATAAACTGGAGCGTAAATTATTAGATAAAATTATACCATATTTGGAAAGTGAAGAGGAAAAACTGGGAGAGAAAATTCTTGAGCCTAGCGAAGGGGTCATTGAAGACCAGATCCCGCTTCAATCCATTAAAATTGTAGATCCTACTGACCCTAGCGGGGAGCGGGAGCTTAATGTTATTGGAAATGCAGATGTGGATGATTCTATTAAAAATATAACACCAGCTGATATTGTATCAGCAGTAAGCTATTTCTTTAATCTCCTGCACCGGGTTGGAGGTACAGATGATATTGACCATTTAGGTAATCGTCGCCTACGCTCCGTTGGTGAATTATTACAAAATCAATTTCGTATTGGATTATCCCGTATGGAACGTGTGGTTCGCGAGCGAATGTCTATTCAAGACACTTCCAGCATCACACCACAGCAGTTGATTAATATTCGACCTGTGATTGCTTCCATTAAAGAGTTCTTCGGTAGCTCGCAGTTATCACAGTTTATGGACCAGACCAACCCGTTAGCAGAACTTACGCATAAACGCCGTTTGTCTGCCCTTGGACCTGGTGGCCTGACCCGTGAGCGTGCAGGCTTTGAAGTTCGTGATGTTCACTACTCCCACTATGGGCGTATGTGTCCAATTGAAACACCTGAGGGTCCGAATATCGGTTTAATAAACTCCTTGTCAAGCTATGCAAAAGTAAACCAATTTGGCTTTATTGAAACACCATATCGCCGAGTTGATCCGGAAACGAATAAAGTAACAGCGAAAATTGATTATTTGACTGCAGATGAAGAAGATAATTATATTGTTGCACAGGCAAATGCGGTGTTAAACGATGATGGAAGCTTTGCAGATGATGAAGTTATTGCCCGTTTCCGTGGTGAAAACACCGTAGTTCCACAAAGTCAGCTTGATTACATGGATGTTTCACCAAAGCAGGTTGTATCAGCTGCAACGGCATGTATTCCATTTCTGGAAAACGATGACTCCAACCGTGCATTGATGGGTGCGAATATGCAACGTCAGGCAGTACCATTAATGGATCCAAAGGCTCCAATTGTTGGTACCGGTATGGAATATGTTGACGGGAAAGATTCCGGTGCTGCGATAATTTGCCGCAACGATGGGATTGTAGAACGTGTTGAGGCGAAGGAAATTCACGTCCGCCGTATTTCCGAAGTTGATGGAAAAGAAGTGGAAGGCGATTTAGAAAAATATAGTCTACAAAAATATATTCGCTCAAACCAGGGAACAAGTTATAACCAGCGACCAATCGTAAGTCAGGGCGATCGAGTTACAAAAGGCGAAATCCTCGCTGACGGTCCTTCCATGGAAGTTGGAGAGCTAGCATTAGGCCGTAACGTGCTTGTAGGCTTTATGACATGGGAAGGTTACAACTATGAGGATGCCATCATTATGAGTGAAAGACTCGTTAAAGATGATGATTTCACATCCATTCATATTGAAGAATACGAATCGGAGGCCCGTGATACAAAACTGGGACCTGAAGAAATAACCAGAGATATTCCAAACGTCGGGGAAGATGCACTGAAGAACCTGAACGAAGAAGGGATTATCCGGGTTGGTGCTGAAGTAACAGATGGAGATATTTTAGTTGGTAAAGTAACGCCAAAAGGGGTTACAGAATTATCCTCTGAAGAACGTCTGCTTCATGCCATCTTTGGAGAGAAAGCCCGAGAGGTCCGCGACACATCCCTAAAAGTGCCAAATGGATCCGGGGGAATTGTGCTCGACGTTAGAATCTTCAACCGTGAGGATGGCGATGAGTTATCGCCCGGTGTTAATAAGTTGGTTCGTGTGTACATTGTACAGAAACGTAAGATATCCGAAGGGGATAAAATGGCAGGACGTCACGGGAATAAAGGGGTAATTTCAAAACTATTACCAGAAGAAGATATGCCATTCATGCCAGATGGCACCCCAGTCGATGTTATGCTTAATCCGTTAGGTGTCCCATCACGTATGAATATCGGACAGGTATTTGAAATGCATCTTGGAATGGCTGCTAGAAACCTTGGCATTCATGTAGCTACGCCAGTATTTGATGGTGCGAATGAGCAGGATGTATATGAAACCATGCAAGAAGCAGGTATGTCACCAGATGCGAAAACCATACTTTATGACGGCAGAACCGGTGAACCATTTGATAACCGCATATCTGTTGGTGTTATGTATATGATTAAACTATCACACATGGTTGATGATAAATTACACGCACGTTCCACAGGCCCTTATTCACTGGTTACGCAACAACCACTTGGTGGTAAGGCGCAATTTGGTGGACAGCGTTTTGGTGAGATGGAAGTTTGGGCACTTGAAGCATATGGCGCTGCATACACACTTCAGGAAATACTAACCGTTAAATCAGATGATGTTGTCGGTCGTGTGAAAACATATGAATCGATTGTTAAAGGTGATAATGTAGCTGATCCGGGAATACCGGAATCATTCAAAGTACTCATTAAAGAACTTCAAAGCCTTGGAATGGATGTCAAAATGCTCTCAGCAGATGAAGAGGAAATTGACATGCGTGAATTGGAAGAAGAAGAAACACAGGCAGCAAGCAAGCTTAATTTGGAAGTCGGAGAAAATTAA